In Opitutaceae bacterium TAV5, one genomic interval encodes:
- a CDS encoding peptide synthase, which yields MSAFSVPASPDIASPNIARHLDRMAAHQPDQPALKVPRGVSADGRIDYLVLSFAELAAEVQAWGERLRHQGVVRGDRVLVMVRPGLPLIASVFALFRAGAVPVVIDPGMGRKAFLAAVARSQPRVLLGIPTARLASRIFRRAFRSVKIRVPASGRMTARLATGAGGGGGEASPCAAVSADETAAILFTSGSTGAPKGVVYTHGMFAAQVELVRNTYGIAPGEVDLPFLPVFALFNPALGTTTVVPEVDPSKPATFDPARAVQAIRQEGVTYSFGSPTLWGKIARHCLETGQTLPSVRRVLCAGAPVPPWLWEAMRTVLPNGTLHSPYGATEVLPVASIEGREVTGGGTARATLAGAGTCAGRVLPGNRVKIIALTDAPLASLDDARELPAGEVGEIIVSGPTVTLRYDALPEATAAAKIRELPAAVAGAAADPRAGAATAGGAGESGAEVIWHRMGDCGYLDGEGRLWFCGRKAERVETEAGTLFTEQVEPVFAAHPEVRRCALIGLGANGRKRPAIVVELAPGCVVESGTDGRRLARELRALGQEHPHTAAIKVFYFHQKFPVDVRHNAKIHRLALAAWAQNGAIGFESDPKR from the coding sequence GTGTCCGCTTTTTCCGTGCCCGCTTCTCCCGACATCGCTTCTCCCAACATCGCCCGTCACCTCGACCGGATGGCGGCGCACCAGCCGGATCAGCCGGCGCTCAAGGTGCCGCGCGGTGTGTCCGCAGACGGTCGTATCGATTATCTCGTGCTCTCGTTTGCCGAACTCGCCGCCGAAGTGCAGGCGTGGGGCGAGCGGCTGCGCCACCAGGGCGTCGTGCGCGGGGATCGCGTGCTCGTCATGGTGCGGCCGGGGTTGCCGCTCATCGCATCGGTGTTCGCCCTGTTCCGGGCGGGCGCGGTGCCGGTCGTCATCGATCCGGGCATGGGACGGAAAGCCTTTCTGGCCGCGGTGGCGCGTTCGCAACCTCGCGTGCTGCTGGGGATTCCGACGGCGCGGCTGGCGAGCCGGATTTTCCGGCGCGCATTCCGTTCGGTGAAAATCCGGGTGCCCGCCTCCGGCCGGATGACGGCGCGGCTGGCAACCGGCGCAGGCGGGGGAGGAGGGGAGGCGTCCCCGTGCGCGGCGGTGTCGGCGGACGAGACGGCGGCGATCCTGTTCACTTCCGGTTCCACGGGAGCGCCGAAGGGCGTGGTCTACACGCACGGGATGTTCGCGGCGCAGGTGGAACTGGTGCGCAACACGTACGGGATCGCGCCGGGCGAGGTGGATTTGCCGTTCCTGCCGGTGTTCGCGTTGTTCAATCCGGCGCTGGGGACGACGACGGTGGTGCCGGAAGTCGATCCGTCGAAGCCGGCGACGTTTGATCCGGCGCGGGCGGTGCAGGCGATCCGGCAGGAGGGAGTGACGTATTCGTTCGGCTCGCCGACCTTGTGGGGGAAAATCGCGCGTCATTGTCTGGAGACGGGGCAGACGCTGCCCTCGGTGCGCCGGGTGCTGTGCGCGGGTGCGCCGGTGCCGCCGTGGTTGTGGGAAGCGATGCGCACGGTCTTGCCCAACGGCACGCTGCACAGCCCGTACGGCGCCACGGAGGTACTGCCGGTGGCGAGCATCGAGGGACGCGAGGTGACGGGGGGCGGCACGGCCCGGGCGACACTGGCCGGCGCGGGGACGTGCGCGGGACGGGTGCTGCCGGGCAACCGCGTGAAAATCATCGCGCTCACCGATGCGCCGCTGGCCTCGCTCGACGACGCCCGGGAACTGCCGGCGGGCGAGGTGGGCGAGATCATCGTGAGCGGGCCGACGGTCACGCTCCGGTACGATGCCCTTCCCGAGGCGACTGCGGCGGCGAAAATCCGCGAGTTGCCTGCCGCCGTTGCGGGTGCCGCTGCCGATCCCCGCGCGGGGGCCGCGACGGCGGGCGGCGCCGGCGAGTCCGGGGCGGAGGTGATCTGGCACCGGATGGGCGATTGCGGTTACCTCGACGGCGAGGGGCGGCTGTGGTTTTGCGGGCGCAAGGCCGAGCGCGTGGAGACCGAGGCCGGCACGTTGTTCACCGAACAGGTGGAACCGGTGTTTGCGGCGCATCCGGAGGTGAGACGCTGCGCGCTGATCGGCCTCGGGGCGAACGGGCGGAAGCGCCCGGCGATCGTGGTGGAGCTGGCGCCCGGCTGCGTGGTCGAGTCGGGGACGGACGGCCGCCGGCTGGCTCGCGAATTGCGGGCGCTGGGGCAGGAGCATCCGCACACGGCGGCGATCAAGGTCTTTTATTTCCATCAAAAATTTCCGGTCGATGTCCGGCACAACGCCAAGATCCACCGGCTCGCGCTGGCGGCCTGGGCGCAAAACGGGGCGATCGGCTTCGAGTCGGACCCGAAACGCTGA
- a CDS encoding RNA pseudouridine synthase translates to MPPASLPPVVYEDESMLAFDKPAGLLVAPDRWDKQRGYLMRLVHERYGPDTANVHRLDADTSGVLLCARNKPALDVLSGQFQSKAATKIYHALVVVMPPDEAMKVGSVIRDAQGLLPDEFAVELALGADEARPGRMRVFRKRGGKACATRFRTLERFGRFAFVECRPLTGRTHQIRVHLAAAGAPILNDAFYGVPGAILKLSDLKRGYKGRADEKPLIARLALHASSLAVRHPVTREPVTMEAPLPGEFGIALRNLRKYRPRR, encoded by the coding sequence ATGCCTCCTGCCTCGTTGCCACCGGTTGTTTACGAAGACGAATCGATGCTCGCGTTTGACAAGCCCGCCGGGCTCCTCGTCGCGCCCGATCGCTGGGACAAACAACGCGGCTACCTCATGCGCCTCGTCCACGAGCGCTACGGTCCCGATACGGCCAACGTTCACCGCCTCGATGCCGACACCAGCGGCGTGCTTCTCTGCGCCCGCAACAAACCCGCGCTCGACGTTCTCAGCGGCCAGTTCCAGAGCAAGGCGGCGACCAAGATCTACCACGCGCTCGTCGTGGTGATGCCGCCGGACGAGGCGATGAAGGTGGGCTCCGTCATCCGCGATGCGCAGGGGCTGCTGCCGGACGAGTTTGCGGTGGAGCTTGCGCTCGGCGCGGACGAGGCCCGGCCCGGCCGGATGCGCGTTTTCCGCAAACGCGGCGGCAAGGCCTGCGCCACCCGGTTTCGCACGCTGGAGCGGTTCGGACGCTTTGCCTTCGTCGAATGCCGCCCGCTCACGGGACGCACGCACCAGATCCGCGTGCACCTCGCTGCCGCCGGCGCGCCGATCCTCAACGACGCGTTTTACGGCGTGCCCGGGGCCATCCTGAAATTGTCCGACCTGAAGCGCGGTTACAAAGGACGGGCTGACGAGAAACCGCTCATCGCCCGGCTCGCGCTCCATGCCAGTTCCCTTGCGGTCCGCCACCCGGTGACGCGCGAGCCCGTGACGATGGAGGCCCCTCTCCCGGGCGAGTTCGGGATCGCCCTGCGCAACCTCCGCAAATACCGGCCCCGGCGCTGA